The following coding sequences are from one Thermoplasmataceae archaeon window:
- a CDS encoding diphthamide synthesis protein → STGKFHAIGVQLSTEKEVFLLDLNYLTISSIREERDAFLRRRYARISRASDAKRICVVFDTKIGQYRRKLAETVVKQAVEMGKEAVLLSANDMRPSDYENMKCDAVVFTGCPRVPIDDADRFSMPILTPPEFQSLLGIKRTRGYVMDEIVAVDDPP, encoded by the coding sequence TAGTACAGGTAAGTTCCACGCGATAGGCGTACAGCTTTCCACAGAAAAGGAAGTGTTTCTTCTTGACCTGAACTACCTGACTATCAGTTCAATAAGAGAAGAGCGGGACGCGTTCCTGAGGCGCAGGTATGCGAGGATATCGAGAGCATCCGACGCGAAACGTATCTGTGTGGTTTTCGACACAAAGATAGGCCAGTACAGGAGAAAACTGGCGGAAACCGTGGTGAAACAGGCCGTTGAGATGGGGAAGGAGGCGGTACTTCTCAGTGCCAATGACATGAGGCCGTCCGATTATGAGAACATGAAATGTGATGCGGTGGTATTCACGGGATGTCCGAGAGTTCCCATCGATGACGCTGACAGGTTTTCCATGCCGATTCTCACCCCTCCGGAATTCCAGTCTCTCCTTGGGATCAAGAGAACGAGAGGCTACGTGATGGATGAGATCGTTGCCGTGGACGATCCTCCGTGA